Proteins encoded in a region of the Nicotiana tomentosiformis chromosome 9, ASM39032v3, whole genome shotgun sequence genome:
- the LOC104108700 gene encoding cyprosin-like: MMTVDHASDFLPTYKNTLYILWDFSSVSLPYWLFALSLEFFLLSLRAQELVDSMGIKLLLAALLIWDCITCAFGFNVSADNMIRIGLKRRPLDLYSVKSARIYAKDHHKKGSNRNFAALKDEIVYLKNYMDVQYFAEIGIGSPPQNFAVVFDTGSSNLWVPSSKCIFSIACYLRSRYRSRLSTTYTKIGKSCKIPFGTRSVRGFFSQDNTKVGNAVIKQQVFTEVTREGFFTFLRARYDGVLGLGFQDAAAGRVTPVWYNMLLQSIVTKPIFSFWLNRDPKSILGGEILFGGVDSTHFRGQHTYVPVAQNGYWEIEIGDLFIGNNSTGLCRGGCPAIVDTGTSFLAGPTTILTQINHAIGAEGIVSMECKTVFSNYGNLIWENLISGLQPERICHMIGLCKHNVSFDENVHSHEQKMVVRSSKLEKLPNDESALCSFCEMTVFWMQVEFRKERTKEKAFEYVNQLCEKLPDPRGKSFINCDVFSLPHITITIGNKSFPLSPDQYVIRIENNHGAHCVSGFTALDVHPRRPLWVLGDVFLRAYHTVFDFGNLQVGFAESA, translated from the exons ATGATGACTGTTGATCACGCTTCTGACTTTCTGCCTACATATAAAAACACCCTTTATATACTTTGGGATTTTTCATCTGTTTCCTTGCCTTATTGGTTATTTGCATTATCCCTGGAGTTTTTTTTGCTTTCACTAAG AGCTCAAGAACTCGTGGACAGCATGGGAATCAAACTTTTACTTGCAGCATTACTAATATGGGATTGCATAACCTGTGCTTTTGGCTTCAATGTATCTGCTGATAATATGATAAGGATTGGATTAAAGCGACGACCTTTGGATCTTTATAGCGTAAAAAGTGCAAGAATCTATGCTAAAGATCATCATAAAAAAGGTTCAAATAGGAACTTTGCTGCACTTAAAGATGAAATAGTTTATCTGAAGAACTACATGGACGTTCAGTATTTCGCAGAGATTGGTATAGGTTCACCTCCTCAGAACTTTGCTGTTGTGTTTGATACTGGTAGTTCCAATCTTTGGGTCCCGTCTTCAAAATGTATCTTCTCT ATTGCTTGTTATCTTCGTTCGAGATACAGATCAAGACTATCCACTACATACACAAAAATTG GAAAATCTTGCAAAATCCCTTTTGGAACAAGATCAGTGCGCGGATTTTTCAGCCAAGACAATACTAAAGTTGGGAATGCTGTTATAAAGCAGCAG GTTTTTACTGAGGTAACGCGCGAAGGATTTTTCACATTCTTGCGTGCACGGTATGATGGAGTACTAGGACTAGGATTTCAGGATGCTGCTGCAGGACGAGTAACGCCAGTATG GTACAATATGTTGCTTCAGAGTATAGTTACTAAGCCAATCTTCTCGTTTTGGTTAAATCGAGATCCTAAATCTATTTTGGGGGGTGAAATTCTCTTTGGAGGTGTCGATTCGACACACTTCAGAGGTCAACATACTTATGTTCCTGTCGCTCAAAATGGTTACTGGGAG ATTGAAATAGGTGATCTTTTTATTGGTAACAATTCAACAG GTCTTTGCAGAGGTGGTTGTCCGGCTATTGTGGATACGGGAACGTCTTTTCTAGCTGGTCCGACT ACTATTTTGACTCAAATAAATCATGCTATTGGAGCAGAAGGAATTGTTAGTATGGAATGTAAAACTGTTTTCTCAAATTATGGGAATTTGATTTGGGAAAACTTAATATCAGGG TTACAACCCGAAAGAATTTGCCACATGATTGGCCTCTGTAAACATAACGTCTCGTTCGATGAAAATGTACACAGCCACGAGCAGAAAATGGTAGTTAGAAGTTCAAAATTGGAGAAGCTACCAAATGATGAGAGTGCTTTATGTTCTTTCTGTGAGATGACAGTTTTCTGGATGCAAGTAGAATTTAGAAAAGAGAGAACAAAGGAAAAAGCATTTGAATATGTTAATCAG CTGTGTGAGAAGCTTCCTGATCCGAGAGGAAAATCGTTTATCAACTGCGACGTCTTTTCCTTGCCACATATTACAATTACCATTGGGAATAAATCTTTCCCTCTTTCTCCAGATCAA TATGTTATCAGAATCGAAAATAATCACGGTGCTCACTGTGTTAGTGGATTTACAGCTTTGGATGTGCATCCACGACGTCCCCTCTG GGTACTTGGAGATGTATTCTTGAGAGCATATCACACTGTTTTTGACTTTGGTAATCTACAAGTTGGATTTGCGGAAAGTGCTTAG